The following are from one region of the Leptospira yasudae genome:
- a CDS encoding sulfatase-like hydrolase/transferase: protein MFRRFGFILEQKPIRVYVRFFTVGTGISFATLLMNTSFQFMGVDLSEFKSLFVSFLPLFLKDYILTFLSSGIVFGAIGLLLSSPWFAEKGKKGVGGELENSGVKEVWIFGVFVFLLWCHSIIFYPQLYGEFFFYRFSFLRFFLFFLTDWVPPIVPQAAALLILLACTVKYSISLILRRDFFRLVSFVLFFFLLICFHRLGSIPGIFLVSIAYLFSFTVSNVKVNAFAGSVAALFAILLTWNVNQEVKPQVPPVSQKAPNILILSADSLRYDKMGYALGKRGLTPNIDSLSQDSVIFQDHHTTIPRTFPAWADLLSGQPSFVHGIQDMFPDLKDRSGLNRTSSRTLPKLLSQLGYRTEVVSSFAGDIFPRADWGFQSVKAPMFHAGTLTSQRILETQSFLLPIVTGSLPKSGPYFAALRGIPSLGEDSKILDDLWPALEKKENPFFTVFFSSVTHFPFSPQYPYYKEFTNPEYYGKFKYFKFVDPSDSSELEAPDREQIRGLFQGAIASFDESVGEIVAHLKEKGLYDSTLIVLTSDHGEALFEADHSHGHGEHLRGEGVTHIPLLIKFPNNKGAGKKFTGITSSLDLFPTLISFVSDSMENSPVQNELRNELKNRAGRDLSVALRTETWKDSRSIYGETGIWFSDMGDHFFQKERIFYPNILRLHSIEAGEIPFITIGDSYAKESVIVSKHRMFQNTNRKLIYAPSEDGVKWRCYDRIADPWNVKPLAVSECSSLKDSLVSFLLASGKFKKAGEYLLPLSN from the coding sequence ATGTTTCGCAGATTCGGGTTCATCTTAGAGCAAAAACCGATTCGGGTTTACGTTCGCTTTTTTACCGTCGGGACGGGGATTTCCTTCGCGACCTTGCTGATGAACACTTCCTTTCAGTTTATGGGAGTGGATCTTTCCGAATTCAAGTCCCTGTTCGTTTCCTTTCTTCCTTTATTCTTAAAAGATTATATTCTAACTTTCTTATCGAGCGGAATTGTGTTCGGCGCGATCGGTCTTCTTTTATCTTCGCCTTGGTTTGCGGAAAAAGGAAAAAAAGGAGTCGGCGGCGAATTGGAAAATTCCGGAGTCAAAGAAGTTTGGATTTTCGGGGTTTTCGTTTTTTTACTTTGGTGTCACTCGATCATCTTTTATCCGCAGCTCTACGGAGAATTTTTCTTTTACCGTTTTTCGTTTCTGCGTTTCTTTTTGTTCTTTCTGACGGATTGGGTTCCTCCGATCGTTCCGCAGGCGGCGGCTCTTCTGATTCTGCTTGCCTGCACGGTGAAATATTCCATTTCTTTAATTTTGCGCCGCGATTTTTTCCGGCTTGTTTCTTTCGTTTTATTTTTCTTTCTTTTGATTTGTTTTCATCGTTTGGGAAGTATACCCGGAATTTTTCTTGTCTCGATCGCGTATCTTTTTTCGTTCACGGTTTCGAACGTAAAAGTTAACGCTTTTGCGGGAAGCGTCGCGGCATTGTTCGCGATCCTTTTGACTTGGAACGTAAATCAGGAAGTCAAACCGCAGGTTCCTCCGGTTTCCCAAAAAGCTCCGAACATTCTGATCCTAAGCGCCGATAGCCTGCGGTATGACAAGATGGGTTATGCGCTCGGAAAACGCGGGCTTACTCCGAACATCGATTCGTTATCTCAAGATTCCGTAATATTCCAAGATCATCATACTACGATTCCGAGAACCTTTCCCGCTTGGGCCGATCTGCTTTCCGGTCAGCCGAGTTTCGTTCACGGAATTCAGGATATGTTTCCGGACCTGAAAGATCGATCCGGTTTGAACCGAACTTCTTCCCGTACGCTTCCGAAACTTTTATCCCAGCTCGGTTATCGGACCGAGGTCGTGTCTTCTTTTGCGGGAGATATTTTTCCGAGAGCGGATTGGGGATTTCAATCTGTAAAGGCTCCGATGTTTCACGCGGGAACTCTGACTTCCCAGAGAATTTTGGAAACGCAGAGCTTTCTGCTTCCGATCGTTACGGGTTCCTTGCCCAAGTCCGGTCCGTATTTCGCCGCGCTCCGCGGGATTCCGAGCTTGGGAGAGGATTCTAAAATCCTAGACGATCTTTGGCCCGCGCTTGAAAAAAAGGAGAACCCGTTTTTTACGGTCTTCTTCTCTTCCGTGACTCATTTTCCGTTCAGTCCGCAATATCCGTACTACAAAGAATTTACAAATCCTGAATATTATGGAAAATTTAAGTATTTTAAATTCGTGGACCCGAGCGATTCTTCCGAATTGGAAGCGCCCGATCGGGAACAGATCCGCGGTTTGTTTCAAGGCGCGATCGCTTCCTTCGACGAATCGGTCGGCGAGATCGTAGCGCATCTCAAAGAAAAGGGCTTGTATGATTCGACATTGATCGTTTTGACGAGCGATCACGGGGAAGCTCTCTTTGAAGCCGATCACAGTCACGGTCACGGAGAACATCTGCGGGGGGAGGGGGTGACTCATATTCCTCTTCTGATTAAATTTCCGAACAACAAAGGCGCGGGAAAGAAATTTACCGGAATCACCAGTTCTTTGGATTTGTTTCCGACCTTGATTTCTTTCGTTTCGGATTCGATGGAGAATTCTCCCGTTCAAAACGAGCTTCGAAACGAACTGAAAAATCGTGCGGGACGGGATTTATCCGTCGCTTTAAGGACCGAAACGTGGAAGGATTCTCGCTCGATCTACGGGGAAACCGGAATTTGGTTCAGCGATATGGGAGATCATTTCTTTCAAAAGGAAAGAATTTTCTATCCCAATATTCTTCGTTTGCATTCGATCGAAGCCGGGGAGATTCCGTTTATTACGATCGGCGATTCTTACGCGAAAGAGAGCGTGATCGTTTCCAAACATAGAATGTTTCAGAATACGAACCGCAAGCTCATCTACGCTCCTTCCGAAGACGGGGTGAAATGGCGTTGTTACGATCGAATCGCCGATCCTTGGAACGTGAAACCGCTCGCCGTCTCCGAATGTTCCTCCTTAAAGGATTCTCTCGTTTCGTTTCTTCTTGCGTCCGGAAAATTCAAGAAAGCGGGAGAGTATTTGCTCCCTTTGTCAAATTGA
- the carB gene encoding carbamoyl-phosphate synthase large subunit — protein MPRREDIRSVLILGSGPIVIGQACEFDYSGTQAAKALKEKGIRVILLNSNPATIMTDPDLADATYVEPMTVQVVQKILEKEKPDAILPTVGGQTALNLALACNTAGLLEKYNVELIGAKVDAIKKAEDRELFKKAMEKIGVRVPASGLANNLKDAFEIKKRLGLPLIVRPAFTLGGTGGGIAYTEETFEEVVSKGLKASPISQVLLEESVLGWKEFELEVMRDLADNVVIICSIENIDPMGVHTGDSITVAPQQTLSDKEYQNLRDMSIAIIREIGVETGGSNIQFAVNPANGDVIVIEMNPRVSRSSALASKATGFPIAKIAALLSIGYTLDEIKNDITRVTPASFEPSIDYVVTKVPRFAFEKFPGTDDTLGVQMKAVGEAMAIGRTFKESFQKALRSLEIDRYGFGSDGYFQELLYARSLNPDQRKEWIDSFLKRPNDKRVFYIKLAFDEGYTVDQIHDLCKVDRWFLWQMEDLLKLEKEYSEKGNSVLSKMKQAGFSNRQLSFLKNKKQILELLDGGLRVDLKKTEIQNLLKKSEDEIEDELGSKKILPVYKRIDTCAGEFEAYTPYFYSSYDEEDESDVTPAKSVMILGGGPNRIGQGIEFDYCCCQASYALQDLGVESIMVNSNPETVSTDYDTSDRLYFEPLTLEDVFRIYQNEKPEGVIIQFGGQTPLKLAKDLEKKGVKILGTSPDSIDRAEDRKRFVEVLEKLKLNSPESGIATSMEEAREIASKITYPVLVRPSYVLGGRAMLIINEEKELDRYMEKAEEISKDRPLLIDSFLEDAIEVDVDALCDGKDVFVTGIMEHIEEAGVHSGDSACVLPPQTLSKKMMDEIRKATVDLALELQVKGLINIQYAVKNEILYIIEVNPRASRTVPFVSKALGHPIVKYATRIMMGEPLKSLPLPKEMSFSQVSVKEVVLPFNKFPGVDTILGPEMRSTGEVMGIASTAGEAFLKSQYMAGDELPSQGTVFVSINDKTKSELLSYIKDLSELGFNLIATSGTHKFLSDNGILSSKINKVYDGVFPTALDYIRENKIHLIINTPLSRVTRDDSFTIRQAAIRFKVPCLTTSNAAKALIKGMVEMKNKGFTIHSLQEIHAMPKNL, from the coding sequence ATGCCTAGAAGAGAAGATATTCGCTCTGTACTCATCTTGGGTTCCGGTCCGATCGTAATCGGACAGGCATGTGAATTCGATTATTCGGGAACTCAAGCCGCCAAAGCCCTGAAAGAAAAAGGGATTCGTGTTATCTTACTGAACTCAAACCCCGCGACCATCATGACCGACCCCGATCTTGCGGACGCCACGTATGTGGAACCGATGACGGTTCAAGTCGTTCAAAAAATTCTTGAGAAAGAAAAACCGGACGCGATTCTTCCCACGGTCGGAGGTCAGACCGCTCTCAATCTTGCGCTCGCCTGCAACACCGCGGGTCTCTTAGAAAAATACAATGTGGAACTGATCGGCGCCAAAGTAGACGCGATCAAAAAAGCCGAGGACAGGGAGCTGTTCAAAAAGGCGATGGAAAAGATCGGCGTGAGAGTTCCCGCGTCCGGCCTTGCCAACAATCTCAAAGACGCGTTTGAAATCAAAAAAAGACTCGGACTTCCTCTCATCGTTCGCCCGGCGTTTACGCTCGGCGGAACCGGGGGCGGAATCGCTTATACGGAAGAAACGTTCGAAGAAGTCGTTTCGAAAGGGCTCAAGGCTTCTCCGATCAGCCAGGTTCTTTTAGAAGAATCGGTTTTAGGTTGGAAAGAATTCGAACTCGAGGTCATGCGCGACCTTGCGGACAACGTTGTCATCATTTGTTCGATCGAAAACATCGATCCGATGGGAGTTCACACGGGAGATTCCATCACCGTCGCTCCGCAACAAACCCTTTCCGATAAGGAATATCAGAATCTCCGCGACATGTCGATCGCGATCATCCGTGAAATCGGAGTCGAGACCGGCGGGTCCAACATTCAGTTCGCGGTCAATCCGGCCAACGGAGACGTGATCGTAATCGAGATGAATCCGAGAGTTTCCCGTTCTTCCGCGCTTGCGTCGAAGGCGACGGGATTTCCGATCGCGAAGATCGCCGCTCTTCTTTCCATCGGATATACGTTAGACGAAATTAAGAACGACATCACCCGCGTGACTCCGGCTTCCTTCGAGCCTTCGATCGATTACGTAGTGACCAAGGTTCCCCGTTTCGCGTTCGAGAAGTTTCCGGGTACGGACGATACTCTCGGCGTTCAGATGAAGGCGGTCGGCGAAGCGATGGCGATCGGAAGAACCTTCAAGGAAAGTTTCCAGAAGGCGCTTCGTTCCCTCGAAATCGACCGTTACGGTTTCGGTTCCGACGGATACTTTCAAGAATTATTATATGCAAGAAGTTTAAACCCGGACCAGAGAAAGGAATGGATCGATTCTTTTCTGAAACGTCCGAACGACAAACGCGTCTTTTACATCAAACTCGCTTTTGACGAAGGTTATACCGTGGATCAAATTCACGACCTCTGTAAGGTGGACCGCTGGTTCCTGTGGCAGATGGAAGACCTTCTCAAATTGGAGAAAGAATATTCCGAAAAGGGAAATTCCGTTCTTTCCAAGATGAAACAAGCCGGTTTTTCCAACAGACAGCTTTCTTTTCTGAAGAATAAAAAGCAGATTCTGGAGTTGCTCGACGGCGGTCTTCGGGTCGATCTGAAAAAAACCGAAATTCAAAATCTTCTCAAAAAATCCGAAGACGAGATCGAAGACGAACTCGGTTCCAAAAAGATTCTTCCCGTTTACAAACGCATCGATACATGTGCGGGAGAATTCGAAGCTTATACTCCTTATTTTTATTCTTCCTATGACGAAGAGGACGAGTCCGACGTAACTCCGGCCAAGTCCGTGATGATTCTCGGCGGAGGTCCGAACCGGATCGGCCAGGGAATCGAGTTCGACTATTGCTGTTGTCAGGCTTCGTATGCGCTTCAGGATTTGGGAGTCGAGTCGATCATGGTCAACTCCAATCCCGAAACCGTTTCAACGGACTACGACACTTCCGATCGTCTTTACTTCGAACCTTTGACTTTGGAAGACGTGTTCCGCATTTATCAAAACGAAAAACCCGAAGGTGTGATCATTCAGTTCGGAGGCCAGACTCCGTTAAAACTCGCGAAGGATCTGGAAAAGAAGGGAGTGAAAATTCTCGGTACAAGTCCGGATTCGATCGACCGCGCGGAAGACAGAAAACGTTTCGTTGAAGTATTAGAAAAATTGAAACTGAATTCTCCGGAAAGCGGAATCGCGACTTCTATGGAAGAGGCGAGAGAGATCGCATCGAAGATCACTTATCCCGTGTTGGTTCGCCCGAGTTACGTTCTCGGCGGACGTGCGATGCTCATCATCAACGAAGAGAAGGAACTCGACCGTTATATGGAAAAGGCGGAAGAGATCTCCAAAGACAGACCTCTCTTGATCGATTCTTTCCTGGAAGACGCGATCGAAGTGGATGTGGACGCTCTTTGCGACGGCAAGGACGTGTTCGTAACCGGAATCATGGAACACATCGAAGAGGCGGGCGTTCATAGCGGCGACTCGGCTTGCGTTCTTCCTCCGCAGACGCTTTCCAAAAAGATGATGGATGAAATCCGCAAAGCGACCGTGGATCTCGCGCTTGAACTTCAGGTCAAAGGTCTGATCAACATTCAATACGCGGTCAAAAACGAAATTTTATATATCATCGAGGTCAATCCGAGAGCTTCCAGAACGGTTCCGTTCGTTTCCAAAGCGCTCGGACATCCGATCGTAAAATACGCGACTCGTATCATGATGGGAGAACCGTTGAAGAGCCTTCCGCTTCCGAAAGAAATGTCGTTCTCTCAGGTTTCGGTGAAAGAAGTCGTTCTTCCGTTTAATAAGTTTCCGGGTGTGGATACGATCCTCGGACCGGAAATGCGTTCGACCGGAGAGGTGATGGGAATCGCTTCCACGGCCGGAGAAGCGTTCTTAAAATCGCAGTATATGGCGGGAGACGAACTTCCTTCGCAAGGAACCGTTTTCGTAAGCATCAACGATAAAACGAAGTCCGAACTTCTTTCCTACATCAAGGATCTTTCGGAACTCGGTTTCAATCTGATCGCGACTTCGGGAACTCATAAATTTCTTTCCGATAACGGGATTCTTTCTTCCAAAATCAACAAGGTCTACGACGGGGTCTTCCCGACCGCGCTTGATTATATTCGGGAGAATAAGATTCATCTCATCATCAACACCCCTCTTTCGAGAGTGACGAGAGACGACAGTTTTACGATCCGTCAGGCGGCGATCCGATTTAAGGTTCCTTGCTTAACGACGTCTAACGCGGCGAAAGCGCTCATCAAGGGAATGGTGGAGATGAAGAACAAGGGATTTACGATCCATTCTCTTCAAGAAATTCACGCGATGCCGAAGAACCTTTGA
- a CDS encoding DUF1499 domain-containing protein: MKPSRFLSAFLILLFIQCTGTRPITLGIQNGKLGPCPETPNCVSSFAPASDQEHFIQPLTYSGNPTDAKAKLKNLILETARTNLIKEEDKYLYVEFTSLIWRFVDDVEFVFDANAPLIHVRSASRLGKSDLGVNRKRIETIRAQFSGPSN; the protein is encoded by the coding sequence GTGAAACCTTCTCGCTTTCTTTCCGCGTTTTTAATTCTTCTTTTCATCCAATGTACCGGAACCAGACCTATAACCTTAGGGATTCAAAACGGCAAACTCGGGCCTTGTCCGGAAACCCCGAATTGTGTGAGCAGTTTCGCACCGGCATCCGATCAGGAACATTTTATTCAGCCGTTGACCTATTCGGGAAATCCGACCGATGCGAAAGCGAAATTGAAGAACTTGATTCTGGAAACAGCAAGAACCAATCTTATAAAGGAGGAAGACAAATATCTTTACGTTGAATTTACGAGTTTGATCTGGAGATTTGTGGACGATGTGGAATTCGTATTCGACGCAAACGCGCCTTTGATCCACGTTAGATCCGCTTCCCGTCTCGGAAAATCGGATTTAGGGGTCAATCGCAAACGAATCGAAACGATCCGCGCGCAGTTTTCCGGCCCATCGAATTGA
- a CDS encoding thioredoxin family protein: MSLLESEKVPLGSLLPSFQLPDPNGTLYSSEKLSGATGLLLVVTCNHCPYAQAIWPRLIRFSTEILSLGVRTVAINPNIHPDYPDDSPQMMLTKIKEWGIPFPYLVDETQEVARKLRAMCTPDIYLYDSEQKLFYHGRMDDNWKNERQVSRKELEYAVHQLVKGNPAPINQMPSMGCSIKWKD, translated from the coding sequence ATGTCTCTTCTTGAATCCGAAAAAGTGCCCTTAGGAAGTTTGCTTCCTTCCTTCCAGCTTCCCGACCCGAACGGAACGCTTTATTCCTCCGAAAAACTTTCGGGAGCGACGGGTTTGCTGCTCGTCGTTACGTGCAATCATTGTCCTTATGCGCAGGCGATTTGGCCGAGACTGATCCGTTTTTCCACCGAGATTCTTTCCTTAGGAGTCAGAACGGTCGCGATCAATCCGAACATTCATCCCGATTATCCGGATGATTCCCCCCAAATGATGCTCACGAAAATCAAAGAATGGGGAATTCCGTTTCCGTATCTCGTGGACGAGACTCAAGAAGTCGCGAGAAAACTGAGAGCCATGTGCACGCCGGATATTTATCTCTACGACAGCGAGCAAAAACTTTTTTACCACGGGAGAATGGACGACAACTGGAAGAATGAAAGACAGGTTTCCCGGAAAGAACTCGAATACGCGGTACATCAACTCGTAAAGGGAAATCCCGCTCCGATCAATCAAATGCCTTCGATGGGCTGTTCCATCAAGTGGAAGGATTAA
- a CDS encoding flagellar hook-length control protein FliK: protein MNISGELPLTEFKPQKYTEQTQGLPTLGGALIGKNSFLDVMKSLQGSAQKGLDETLTGIQNAFSKSEVPAPQEEKIESSDKNDTEEVASKEEVKTEDEEVVREEDEFEAVEEAGNVTTLPWFLVAEAKPNETVDPEIESAIINELQTQITEEVVTESLESKPVSTSELIETLFANEEKAELLSEVAIEEESAFQPEEHEESLSLYEDSKEIKRQSAKREEAVREEKNESSDSTTSTVSRSQEENTKEIKNNDRKSSNKEVQFKGTEETRIEVSKELALDSEKWKISRDKKTDSYMNLKTAAREEIKTAVLNQFAENSSGKSGQGQEQSFRSGGGDSYSSLVKGVGTAGVGASRDNGTFNKEFSLSKDAGVLSKKDIQQNFQNLIRSARVQILENGRTEASIRMNPKDLGQMSLSISTDKDVVRGKLLVESDSVKQQLVAELASLKQDLKANGLELESLVIEVKEREQAFAFNGDSDKNGKDPHSFQAAFGEEWNSDFKNSFYEEDELSFEENSSEPHGFSEKTEGKTEKLLDLKV, encoded by the coding sequence ATGAACATTTCCGGTGAACTTCCTCTAACAGAATTTAAACCTCAGAAATATACCGAACAGACCCAAGGTCTTCCGACCCTCGGCGGCGCTTTGATCGGAAAGAATTCCTTTCTCGACGTAATGAAGTCTCTGCAAGGTTCCGCACAGAAGGGGTTGGACGAAACTCTGACCGGAATTCAGAACGCATTCTCGAAGTCGGAAGTGCCCGCTCCCCAAGAAGAAAAAATCGAATCTTCCGACAAAAATGACACGGAAGAAGTTGCTTCCAAAGAAGAAGTTAAAACGGAAGACGAAGAAGTCGTTCGCGAAGAAGACGAGTTCGAAGCCGTCGAAGAAGCGGGTAACGTAACCACGCTGCCTTGGTTTCTCGTGGCGGAAGCAAAACCGAACGAAACGGTCGATCCTGAAATCGAATCCGCAATCATAAACGAACTACAAACACAAATCACGGAAGAAGTCGTAACCGAATCCCTCGAATCAAAACCGGTTTCAACGAGCGAGCTGATCGAAACGCTTTTTGCAAACGAAGAAAAGGCAGAATTGTTAAGCGAAGTCGCAATCGAGGAAGAATCCGCATTTCAGCCGGAAGAACACGAAGAATCCTTATCGCTCTACGAAGACTCGAAAGAGATCAAACGTCAGTCTGCGAAACGGGAAGAAGCGGTTCGCGAAGAAAAAAACGAATCCTCCGATTCGACGACGTCGACGGTTTCCCGCTCTCAAGAAGAGAACACGAAAGAAATCAAAAACAACGATCGTAAATCATCCAATAAGGAAGTTCAGTTCAAAGGTACCGAGGAAACAAGAATCGAAGTTTCCAAAGAACTCGCACTGGATTCCGAAAAATGGAAGATCAGCCGCGATAAAAAAACGGATTCTTACATGAATTTGAAGACCGCGGCAAGAGAAGAAATTAAAACCGCAGTCCTCAATCAATTCGCCGAAAATTCTTCCGGAAAATCCGGACAAGGTCAGGAACAATCCTTCCGCAGCGGAGGAGGGGATTCGTATTCTTCTCTTGTAAAAGGCGTTGGAACCGCGGGAGTCGGCGCTTCGAGAGACAACGGAACCTTCAACAAAGAATTCTCCCTTTCCAAAGATGCCGGCGTTTTATCGAAAAAAGACATTCAGCAGAACTTTCAAAATCTGATCCGCTCCGCAAGAGTGCAGATCCTGGAAAACGGAAGAACGGAAGCGAGCATCCGCATGAATCCGAAAGACCTCGGACAAATGTCCCTTTCGATTTCCACGGACAAGGACGTGGTGCGCGGAAAACTTCTCGTGGAATCCGATTCCGTCAAACAGCAGTTAGTCGCGGAACTCGCGAGTTTGAAACAGGATCTCAAAGCGAACGGTCTCGAACTCGAGTCGCTCGTGATCGAAGTCAAGGAAAGGGAGCAAGCGTTCGCGTTCAACGGCGATTCCGATAAGAACGGAAAAGACCCTCATTCTTTTCAAGCCGCGTTCGGAGAGGAATGGAACTCCGACTTTAAGAATTCTTTTTACGAAGAAGACGAACTTTCCTTTGAAGAAAATTCTTCCGAGCCTCATGGTTTTTCGGAAAAAACCGAAGGGAAAACCGAGAAACTGCTCGATCTGAAAGTATAG
- a CDS encoding flagellar hook capping FlgD N-terminal domain-containing protein yields MPEAAGVSQQATRDRYLEGDRSFNIRNHMDNLEREEKNGLKGIEIRSTVKSLGKDDFLKLLITQLSSQDPTNPVKDQDFIAQMAQFSSLEQMNNISTGIQKMGNRQSFSLVGKLVSGPDFVNGENVAGIAGALFFDGEGKTFVRVNGRSIDVEQISLISDPTVLKEQEAAYNQAQAQSMPTTASSPKMTPNAPQATPDANSAKRETESVSANAEQAPELKDKTATEVKPSDWKFPGKDKSNSYE; encoded by the coding sequence ATGCCAGAAGCAGCCGGCGTTAGCCAACAAGCAACCAGAGATCGTTATCTCGAAGGAGACAGAAGTTTCAATATCCGGAACCACATGGATAATTTGGAACGGGAAGAAAAGAACGGTCTCAAAGGAATCGAGATTCGCTCGACGGTAAAGTCTCTCGGCAAGGACGATTTTCTCAAACTTCTCATCACGCAATTATCATCCCAGGATCCGACCAACCCGGTTAAGGATCAGGACTTCATCGCACAGATGGCACAGTTCTCCTCTCTCGAACAGATGAACAACATTTCCACCGGAATTCAAAAGATGGGGAACCGCCAGAGTTTTTCTCTCGTCGGGAAACTCGTTTCCGGTCCGGACTTCGTCAACGGCGAGAACGTCGCAGGAATCGCAGGCGCTCTTTTCTTCGACGGAGAAGGAAAGACGTTCGTTCGAGTAAACGGAAGATCGATCGACGTGGAACAAATTTCCTTAATCAGCGACCCGACCGTTCTGAAAGAACAGGAAGCCGCTTACAATCAAGCGCAGGCGCAATCTATGCCGACTACCGCTTCTTCCCCTAAGATGACGCCTAACGCACCTCAGGCGACTCCGGACGCGAACTCCGCAAAGAGGGAAACCGAATCGGTTTCGGCTAACGCGGAGCAGGCTCCCGAGCTGAAGGACAAAACCGCGACCGAAGTAAAACCTTCGGACTGGAAATTTCCGGGCAAAGACAAAAGCAATTCATACGAATAA
- the flgE gene encoding flagellar hook protein FlgE, which produces MMRSLYSGVSGLKNHQVRMDVIGNNISNVNTHGFKTERVTFQDMISQELRGASEPKENIGGVNPQQVGLGSLIAAIDKIMTQGSLQTTGKNTDVAMSGEGFFIVKDGDKQFYTRAGAFNLDKNGYYVNPANGLKVQGWNSRLDDKGNKFINSSASIEDIIIPVYSKEPARATSQIDFKSNLNSSAPAVPPDATQEEITAMINDPDPKMRRGHVTTIKTFDDQGIQREFKMEFYKVRDNTWKARLSMTDATQLSADVSGTGGQNTQLPGNTELEFGFTPDGKLVYVSDGVDSMNSGKLNAKVSFRIAGNPAVQSFDLNLGEAGMVDGITQFSSDFTTKAVKQDGYTMGYLESFSIDNSGTITGVFSNGVRQPLARIATAVFNNPAGLDKAGDTMFAYSMNSGEPNIGEAGVQGRGKINAGLLEMSNVDLSDQFTDMIVTQRGFQANSRTITTSDQMIQEVLGLKR; this is translated from the coding sequence ATGATGAGGTCACTCTATTCCGGTGTATCCGGACTTAAGAACCACCAGGTCCGAATGGATGTCATTGGAAACAACATCTCCAACGTGAACACTCACGGTTTTAAAACCGAACGTGTTACGTTTCAGGATATGATTTCTCAGGAACTCAGAGGAGCTTCCGAACCAAAAGAGAATATCGGAGGTGTGAACCCTCAACAAGTCGGTTTGGGTTCCTTGATCGCGGCGATCGATAAGATCATGACGCAGGGTTCTCTGCAGACCACCGGTAAGAATACGGACGTGGCTATGTCCGGCGAAGGATTCTTTATCGTGAAAGACGGAGACAAACAGTTCTATACGAGAGCCGGAGCTTTTAACCTCGATAAAAACGGCTACTACGTAAACCCTGCAAACGGTCTCAAGGTTCAGGGTTGGAATTCAAGACTCGACGACAAAGGAAACAAGTTCATCAATTCGTCCGCGTCCATCGAAGATATTATCATTCCCGTATATTCCAAGGAGCCGGCAAGAGCGACTTCGCAGATCGATTTCAAATCGAACTTGAATTCTTCCGCTCCCGCCGTTCCTCCGGACGCGACTCAAGAAGAGATCACCGCTATGATCAACGATCCGGATCCGAAGATGAGAAGAGGTCACGTAACTACGATTAAGACCTTCGACGACCAAGGGATTCAAAGAGAATTCAAGATGGAATTTTACAAGGTTCGCGATAACACTTGGAAGGCTCGTTTGAGCATGACCGATGCGACTCAGCTTTCGGCGGACGTTTCGGGAACCGGCGGACAAAACACGCAACTTCCTGGAAACACCGAGCTTGAATTCGGTTTCACTCCGGACGGAAAACTCGTTTACGTTTCCGACGGCGTGGACTCGATGAACAGCGGTAAGTTGAACGCGAAGGTTTCTTTCCGAATCGCCGGAAATCCTGCGGTTCAAAGCTTCGATTTGAATCTCGGCGAAGCGGGAATGGTCGACGGAATCACTCAATTCTCCTCCGATTTCACTACTAAAGCGGTGAAACAAGACGGTTACACGATGGGATATCTGGAATCCTTCTCCATAGACAACTCCGGAACGATCACGGGAGTATTCTCAAACGGGGTGCGTCAGCCTCTCGCGAGAATTGCGACCGCGGTATTCAACAACCCGGCCGGTTTGGACAAGGCGGGAGACACAATGTTCGCGTATTCCATGAACTCCGGAGAACCTAACATCGGTGAGGCGGGCGTTCAAGGAAGAGGGAAGATCAACGCGGGTCTTTTGGAAATGTCTAACGTGGATCTTTCCGATCAGTTTACGGACATGATCGTGACTCAAAGAGGATTCCAAGCGAACTCTAGAACGATCACGACTTCCGATCAGATGATTCAGGAAGTCCTGGGTCTCAAACGTTAA